A single genomic interval of Lathyrus oleraceus cultivar Zhongwan6 chromosome 7, CAAS_Psat_ZW6_1.0, whole genome shotgun sequence harbors:
- the LOC127104337 gene encoding uncharacterized protein LOC127104337 translates to MSQHQNPSGSKTTKPTHKDRTPSMDFLDEEILDVIPLSVISGEAPDSNHPMDASASACPTQGNSSSIPSSSTHATSSKEDMHHINRVIRNLSEKHDSANNVIDLEDDRSDDQDDSLLHHLKPSVAKRMRLEKSKVDVKKRKAREVSEFDEDVEEDVPDICPVKRTTVRKSLVKVVVVHLDNIFFHLEDGVAKWKFVIQRRLVVERELGKDVDEVKEVMDLIKNVGLMKTVVGLSQCYEELVKEFIINIPEDIADKTTRNFVKFL, encoded by the exons atgtcacaacatcaaaaTCCATCTGGTTCAAAAACTACTAAGCCTACTCACAAGGATAGAACGCCTTCAATGGACTTTCTTGATGAGGAAATTTTGGATGTCATTCCTCTGTCTGTTATTTCAGGCGAAGCCCCTGACTCAAACCATCCTATGGATGCATCTGCTTCTGCATGCCCCACTCAAGGTAACAGCTCTAGTATCCCTTCTAGCTCTACTCATGCCACTAGTTCTAAGGAAGATATGCACCACATTAATCGTGTCATtagaaaccta TCTGAGAAGCATGATTCTGCAAACAatgtgattgacctagaggatgataggtctgatgatcaagatgatagctTACTTCACCACTtaaagcctagtgtggctaagcGAATGAGACTAGAAAAG AGCAAAGTTGATGTGAAGAAGAGGAAGGCGAGAGAAGTTTCTGAGtttgatgaagatgttgaagaagatgtccctgacatctgCCCTGTGAAGAGGACAACTGTGAGGAAGTCCCTTGTGAAAGTTGTTGTTGTACATTTGGACAATATCTTTTTTCATCTAGAAGATGGAGTtgcaaaatggaagtttgtgatcCAAAGAAGGTTGGTTGTAGAGAGAGAGTTAGGCAAGGATGTTGAtgaggtcaaagaggtcatggacctaatTAAAAATGTTGGGttaatgaagactgtggttgGGTTATCTCAGTGCTATGAAGAATTGGTTAAGGAATTCATTATCAACATTCCTGAAGATATTGCTGATAAAACAACAAGGAATTTTGTAAAGTTTTTGTGA